The following nucleotide sequence is from Vidua chalybeata isolate OUT-0048 chromosome 18, bVidCha1 merged haplotype, whole genome shotgun sequence.
CTTCAGGAGAGGTGTGGATGGCCTCTAAGGAAAGTAACTGACTGCAGCACTGTACAGAGTTCAGCTCCTAAAGAAGTCAGCACAGCATGGTCCCATATATATCATCAACTACAAATGCCTTTTTCTTCAAGcaatttggtttttaattttggttaaaGAAAACTTCCAACTTACTGTGGCTGTAAGGTTAATGCCtcctttatccttttttttaaagccaataTTGGGGGGCTTACTATTCAGACGAATTCCAAATCCCTCCAGTTCATTCTCAATGATTTTCTTGTGGCCAAGGGGTTTCAGCACGTCCAGAACAATCAGAATGAGATTACAGGTTCGAGCAACTaagaatcagaaaaagaaagtcaCCTCTCAAAAAGCGTGCTCACACAACCTGAGACAAAACAACCACAGTGTGGCTCGGTGGACTGATGACACTACAAGACCCCTGAAGGCCAGCATattggttatttttaaataccagtGTAGGACTGAAGTTTATTGTGTTGACCAAGCATCAGTGATAGATCTTCACATGCTGTAAGAATGACAGAGGCTGGAAAAAATCTTCCTGTCTCCACTCAGACACCAGACTGAGGACAATTAACTGGgtgaggaaataaaaccagcagcCTTGTTTAGGATGGGATCACATCTGCCTGCAAAACTGGCAATGTGCTTTCACTGAAGTGTCAATGCAGAGCACAAACCAGCAAGTACACAAAGCCAGAACTGAAAACAACAATATGAAAGCAGCTACTGCTTCTCAGCAGACAGCTCAAGTCCAGTAAACAATCCAGCATTTTAAAGACATCAGAACAGTGAGTGAACCCTTCATTCTCCTGTACTGTGTTAAAGGAACCAGTGATAGGCTGCTGTCTCCAGCTCTAACATACTCACCTGCAATGACCTGTCGTCCTCTGCCTTTACCATCTTTGGCCCCTTCAATAATTCCTGGCAGATCAAGCAGCTGTTTGTTCACAGGAAGGAAAGTATCACATGAGAAAAGTATTCTTCATTAAATCAATCCTACTTTTACCCTTCTAAACCAGCTGACTCTACTGCAAATCTGAACAGAGTATGACAAGACTGTTTCCCATCCAATTGTTATATCTTGTATTACCCCATGTGCCCTACTGGTCCAGTGGAACAGATTATCTCATAGGGAAAAGTTAGAACTACCACAGGAACTTCTTCCCAGAGCAAAgtaaaaagcagggaaaaatccaTACCTCATGGAAACATTTCCAAGATATTCTCAAGCACTTTTACACATCATTTCTAACCTGCTCATGTCAGGCCAGACCACTCAACCCTAACAGCACAGCATCTGTATAGCCCATCCTACCCTCACAGACAAGATCTCACCTGGATCTTTGCTCCTTTGTACCTAATGACTCCAGGCACAGTAGTCAGTGTAGTGAATTCATAGGCTGCCACTTCAGAGTACACACCAGCAAGATTACTCAGAAGAGTGGATTTCCCCACTGATGGAAAACCCACAAACCCAATGCGGGCATCACCTGTCTTTGCAACATCAAAACCTGCAAATAAGGAGTAGAAAAATTTGTCTAATGATTGACATTTTCTATCTTCTAATGTTCTGGACAGCAGACacactattatttttaatattgccTGAGTAAAAGCCAAGCAAGCTTTCCTAAAAGAAGGATGAGGGTGGGAAACACATTGTTCACAATCTCTATTGCCTTGCACCACTTTGTAACAGTCCATGGCATACACCTGCCTAATAAAATCTTGGCTGCAAAACTTCACAGTGGTCTTTGAGTTCAGTGTAAGTGGAGCATTCCCTTCAAGCACTGCAGCTTAGGAAATACACACCTTTATACATAAAAACAGGTGGCTGCTGCAAAGGTAAAAGGCTGCTGCTTCATGTAAAACCCTTAAGATTTCTGCAAAGATTGTACGAGCCAAAATACAAAAGCGCTTTCATATACACTTCAGGAAGTGCTCCAGTCCATAGCCCTAGGAAGGGCCACAAATCATGGTTAGAGTCCCGTACCGGGTAGGACAAGAGAAAGCAAGGACGGAGCAGGTTGTccggagaagctgtggctgccccatccctgcaagtgtgCAAGGCCAGGTTAAATAGGGCtcctgatctagtggaaggtgtccccgcCATGACGGGGAGTAGTACGAAAtgttctttaaggtcccttccaacccaaacccttctgtgattctatgactgtTTAGCAGATAATCTGACAGGATTTGTGGGTAGATCGACTTCCGTCACACCTCGACAGCTCCTGAACAGACAACGCACCttccccggggccgccgcctccgccgcccTTGGGGGTGATGAGCTCCCGGCGCAGCTTGGCCAGACGGGccttcagcagccccaggtggtGGGCGGTGGCCTTGTTCTTCTGCGTCCGGGCCATCTGCAAAGGCACAGGACCGAGGGCTCACACCGGGAGGGCTCTGCCGCCCTCGGCCCCTGCGCGACGCCTGGGGACCGGGCCCCGCCACCCCTCCACGGCACTGCCCAGCGGCCGTCTCCCTCCCTGGCCCGAGCCCCGCGTCCGCCCCGTTGGGCGCTCCGTGCCCGGCCCGTcccgcgggaggcggcgggcggcggTGCGGTACCTCCGCCTCAATCTCCGCGATCTTGGCCAGGGTGCCGCTCATGGTGGCGTcgcgcccggcccgcccggccGCCCCTCAGCGCCGCCGCTCCTCGCGCACCGCTCGGGGCCGCGCACGCGCGTGGCGACCTCTCGCGAGAGACGGCGGGCGAGAAAGGGCGCGCGGCGCGCGCCGCCGCTTCGCGCGCTGCCCTGAGGGGAGGCGGCGCAGCGCCCCCTGGGCCGTGTGCAGAGCGCGCGCCACCTCAGAAAGAGCGGGCAACGCTGTGAGGGGCGAGTGTGAGGGAGAGATGCCTGAGTGTGAGATCCATGTGTGTGAGGGATTCGTGTGTATGTGAGAGATCCGTGTGCCTGTGACAtccgtgtgtgtgtgagggATCCATTTGTGTGTGGGGGAtccgtgtgtgtgtgagggatccgtgtgtgtgtgagggATCCGTGTGTATGTGAGAGATCCGTGTGCCAGTGACAtccgtgtgtgtgtgagggATCCATGTGTGTGAGGGAGATTCGTGTGTGTGGGGGATCCGTGTGCCTGTGACAtccgtgtgtgtgtgagggatccgtgtgtgtgtgagggagaTTCGTGTGTGTGAGGGATCCGTGTGTATGTGAGAGATCCGTGTGCCTGTGACAtccgtgtgtgtgtgagggagaTTCGTATGTGTGAGGGAGATTCGTGTGTGTGAGGGAtccgtgtgtgtgtgagggagaTTCGTATGTGTGAGGGAGATTCGTGTGTGTGAGGGAGATTCGTATGTGTGAGGGATCCGTGTGTATGTGAGAGATCCGTGTGCCTGTGACATCCATGAGTGTGAGGGATCCGTGTGTGAGAGATCGTGTGCCTGTGAGATCCCGTGTGTGTGAGATTCATGTATCTCTGGGATTTGTGTCTGTGAGGTCCCATATGTGTGTGAGATCCATGTCTGTGTGTGAGGTCCGTGTATGTGTGATATCCGTGTACATGtgatctgtgtgtgtgagatCTGTGTGTCTCTGCCCCTTGTGCATGTCATGTGTGCGAGGCAGAGCGCAGCTGAGGCGGCTGCGGGGCTGTGGGAGCCGGCATGAGCCGGGTGTGCGAGAGCCCTGACGGGGGCCCGGGGCCGGTGCTGGCGAGGCTGAGGCGCTTGGCCGTGAGGGACAGCCGGGCTGCGGTGCCGAGAGAAGCCTGCGCGAGGCGATGGGTGCTGGGCTGTGAGAGAGGACGGTGCGAGCGGAGCTGTGCGCTGAGGCAGCGGCCCCGCAGGTGTGCGAGGAGCTGTCGCTGCCCGCGAGGGGAGGTGGCGTGCGCCCTTCCCGGGGGTTAAACCGGAGCAGCCTCTCCGCGGTCCTTCCCGCAGCCCGCTCTGCTCCTCGCCAGGTGTGTATTGGTGACATTGCGCGTTCCGCAGCGCTGCCGGACCGGGGGGCGCTGCCGCACTGCCCGCGGCGGAGCCTTCCCGAGCTCGTGCTTTGTCACACCGGGACTTCATGCCGGAGCTTTCTCACGGCTCCTTTCAGCTGAGCCCAGACCGTACCACTTTGCCCCAGGGACATCTGTAACTCTGCACTGAATGCAGGCTAATTAAAtagagaaaggattttttttttaaggtcccttcaaacttTAAAATGCCAAGTATTTCCAGCGTTAGGCTGTTTCACAAGAAGCCAAATAATCTGATTTCAAATTACAAGTATTTTTATGACACGGAAATACAATTTAATAATTGTTCAGGACTTTGGTTTCCAAGTTTGTTTCTGTGTCATATTTTGTCTAAATTCGAATATTCGTAGAAACCTTTTTGTCCATGTTCAGTATCCTTTCCAGGAAGGCTCGTCTATCTCAACTTATTGCAATGTCTGTTTCTATAGGGTGTatctaaatgtaaaatattacatttaGATACAccctatatatatattttttaggaaaaaaaaaagccaaaaatacaCTCTCCTGGGCCCATAGTGTGAGCACTTAGAGACACACTTGCCACATCTTCAGACAGAATTCTGAGTACGTTACAACTGACAAAATTGAACTAACCTTAGAACAGTTTTGGTGATAAatcattaaattttctttaacttacagtgaaaaggggaaaaaagagtgcTAGTGCAATGGGAACCACACTGCTATTTGTGGTCTCTGcctctgcatttcctttttgtctcattttaaTCAAGAAAGCAGCCTTTATTGTCATAAAATCTTTATAGTAGGAACTGTCATTAATATAAGTTTATACAGAGCTTACTAAAATAGAATCtcaaataaaatggaattgCTATTCCTGGTAATGCTCGTTCAGCTAAGCTAGGATAAATATAAATGCACCTACCCTCTGTCTATTTGTTCATGGTTTTCTAATTATTCCTTGTGaacaaaatccttttccaaCATGGCACGAAGATTTGACCCTGGTAtaaattttttcctatttacttCAGATGGAGTTGAACTTGTCTATGCCTCAACTGAATTCAGCCATACAATCACCACACATTTGTGACTCTTTTtagtaaaaggaaaaacactgagaaaaatacagattctGAATGCTCAATCAGGATTTAAGACCTCCTCTCTTTTGTGCAGTAGGTCATGGTTAACTTCAGAACTTACTGCTAGCTGTTCTTATAAACTCACCCCAAATCTCACAAATTGAgtctaaattaaaattatttttcaaagtggGGGCTGAATGAACAAAGATGTCATTAAAGTACATGGTGTGAAAATTTAGTTACTGTCTGGTTTTTGTGTTCCTGGTTTATGTTTCCATAGTGTTCTTAACATACAGCTGCTCAGTAAGCtcttaaattgtttttttctcagaaagttACTCAAGCAAAGGATATAAGGAATTTAGGCACCTAAAAACTTCCTTCAGTGTTGAGTATTGTCCTTAATTacctgaagggaaaaagaatttaattaataaagATAATGAATCTGATTTTTGGTAGCCAAATTAACACTTTCTAATTGGTTAGGATATTTAAAGTAGTTTATATTAGTTTATAACAGCACCATCTTTTTAGCTTCAGAAAGGCTTGTTCAACAGAGATTGTTTCTAGGTTGTGAACAGAGTaacattgcttttatttattgtgAGTACTGCtgtgaattttttaatataaaggtGTTTTATGTGATATGGCGCTTAGAGAACAGGGTGGTTCTGACCATAGGAAATAAGATgcaacagctggaaaaataacTGAAGGGTGGGTGACTGGGAATGAATAAATTATGTCCCCTGAGGATTGCAGTCAAAACTAGAAAATAGAGTGCAAATGCTAAAAccttattaaagaaaaaaaaaaaaagtcagaaacgggaaaaatcaaggaaaatattaatagaaaatTGGATATAATGTCAGAAGAGATAAAAGCCCCCAGTAGAACCAGAGAGCAAATGAAAGGAGATGCAAGAGACTGAGATCTGCTCAAAAGGTTAATTGAGCTTTATAGTGGGCACTGATGGAAGATGGAGTATGTGAATTGCcatcttttttattaaaatgtatatgtgtgttttttaaattgcaatCATTCCATTTAGCAAATCTAGATGAAGTGCAGCAGAGGGAATACTTCTAAAGGCTGTTACTTGCACAACAGTCAATCTCTCCTGGGACCAATTGCCTGTAATGTCAGATGACACAGAATGAAGGTTCAGATCTGGAATAAAACGCACAAATGATCACGCAGTCATATGAATGACTAACTGATAAACTGGAAGCATACCCCCTCAGCAGTTCTCTTATAATGTTCTTAAGAAGATAAGGAAAGCAATATACTAAAAGGTGGACAAGCACTGCATCTGACATAAAGGCTGTCTCATCAAACACTTAAGGCACATGACACAGTATGGAATCAATGATTGGGAAAAACCAGGAGTGTTTGTTTCAGCAAGCTGGGACAATGACAGGAATGTGAGTGAAATGGCACATACCTCATCAGCAAGATCTGAATGATGGAGGGCTGTAGAAAAATGGGTTTCAGAAATTCATCTCCTACACACTTCAGTCTTGCTGACACTGATCTTGAGCAAGTCTTTTCCTTTACTTGTGCCTCAGTTTTATCTTTGCACAAGAGGAATGTGCAGTTGCCACAGAATGATTGAAACTTTCATGTTTCCATAGCATTGCCCTACAAGTATGGTAACTGTAGCTCACTTCCGTAGGAGAGCTTAGGAGCTAATGCATTCAGGTTTTATGTCAAACTATCAATTTGAAATAAGCTACTTCATTATGGGTcaaattctgaaattctttcTAAAACAACTAGTATTTTAGCTTGAGTAAGAGTTTTACTTATATGAGATAGTGAGATGCAAACCAAGTATATTGAGAAGAGGATTGCAAGTGTTTTGGATAACCATGTAAAATTTATCATTGTACAATACATGGTAAATACTATGAGTATGAAATTAATTGTGATAACTCGTGTATGCTTCATT
It contains:
- the DRG1 gene encoding developmentally-regulated GTP-binding protein 1, whose product is MSGTLAKIAEIEAEMARTQKNKATAHHLGLLKARLAKLRRELITPKGGGGGGPGEGFDVAKTGDARIGFVGFPSVGKSTLLSNLAGVYSEVAAYEFTTLTTVPGVIRYKGAKIQLLDLPGIIEGAKDGKGRGRQVIAVARTCNLILIVLDVLKPLGHKKIIENELEGFGIRLNSKPPNIGFKKKDKGGINLTATCPQSELDTETVKSILAEYKIHNADVTLRSDATADDLIDVVEGNRVYIPCIYVLNKIDQISIEELDIIYKVPHCVPISAHHRWNFDDLLEKIWDYLKLVRIYTKPKGQLPDYTSPVVLPYCKTTVEDFCMKIHKNLIKDFKYALVWGSSVKHNPQKVGKDHTLEDEDVIQIVKK